Proteins found in one Poecilia reticulata strain Guanapo linkage group LG15, Guppy_female_1.0+MT, whole genome shotgun sequence genomic segment:
- the LOC103476515 gene encoding ras-related protein ORAB-1 encodes MNPEYDYLFKLLLIGDSGVGKSCLLLRFADDTYTESYISTIGVDFKIRTIELDGKTIKLQIWDTAGQERFRTITSSYYRGAHGIIVVYDVTDQESFNNVKQWLQEIDRYASENVNKLLVGNKCDLTTKKVVDYTTAKEFADSLGIPFLETSAKNATNVEQAFMTMAAEIKKRMGPGATAGGGDKPNVKLTPGTTVKPSSGGCC; translated from the exons TGACTATTTATTCAAACTGCTCCTGATTGGTGACTCTGGTGTTGGAAAGTCTTGCCTTCTTCTCCGGTTTGCA GATGACACATACACAGAAAGTTACATTAGCACTATTGGTGTGGACTTCAAAATACGAACCATAGAACTAGATGGAAAGACCATTAAACTTCAGATT tgGGATACAGCGGGACAGGAGAGGTTTCGTACAATCACATCCAGCTACTACAGAGGTGCTCATGGTATCATTGTAGTCTACGATGTCACAGATCAG GAGTCCTTCAACAATGTCAAACAGTGGCTACAGGAGATTGACCGCTATGCCAGTGAAAATGTCAACAAGTTATTGGTTGGGAACAAGTGTGACCTGACAACAAAGAAAGTGGTGGATTATACAACAGCAAAG GAGTTCGCGGACTCTCTGGGAATCCCCTTTTTGGAAACCAGCGCCAAAAACGCCACCAACGTGGAGCAGGCCTTCATGACCATGGCCGCCGAAATCAAGAAGAGGATGGGCCCCGGGGCCACGGCCGGAGGAGGAGATAAGCCCAACGTGAAGCTGACTCCAGGCACTACTGTTAAGCCTTCATCAGGAGGCTGCTGCTGA
- the hells gene encoding lymphoid-specific helicase isoform X1: MSSIKEETRSVSPQCPKPDESEEPHGTAMETAGGQADGSVKSENIPEVVITKEMEEEENQLMEEGERKEKEMMKKAQESFKRDSQDVRIKRLQHLLQKSNIYSKFLLTKMEQQQNEEKLKKERLEKKAMKAGSGTETRTDAKKKKRRRDEDFKIADVMTKEEIMSQAKRSKVEKGNDAPAQKKLDAEDIEKMSDSNEEIKSRLSETVRENAKHLLDPDRKVNGQPVPVQQPQLFTGGVMRWYQIEGVEWLRMLWENGINGILADEMGLGKTIQCIAHIAMMVEKKVMGPFLVVAPLSTVPNWISEFKRFAPEISVMLYHGTPPERSKLLKQVRRAQGPLNMFPVVITSFEISMIDRKFLQHVQWKYLIVDEGHRIKNLNCRLVRELKMLPTDNKLLLTGTPLQNNLAELWSLLNFLLPEVFDDLKSFESWFDINSLGEGDDVVVAEREQNILSMLHQVRRGEREEEGGQRKAYPSSFPCFLSQILTPFLLRRLKTDVTLEVPPKKEIIVYAPLTTKQETLYSAVVNKTIEKVLGKEKKEAPVPVTPDGRPKRRTRRSVDYSETESDKQEALMKYLERVRKEAENSPSPPVLDISTPPDADITLKLQSVLMLLKRCCNHPYLVEYPLDPVTQQFKIDEQLVQTSGKFLILDRLLPALKNRGHKVLIFSQMTSILDILMDYCYLRDFRYSRLDGSMSYTKRDENIKKFFNDPEVFIFLLSTRAGGLGINLTAADTVIIFDSDWNPQADLQAQDRCHRIGQTKPVVVYRLVTANTVDQKILERATAKRKLEQMVIHKKKFKGGKAELNQSKSCIDLDELRDLLQARGPEKEVKSSQGMVISDKDLEILLDRSDLLDNRRSMKEKVGVFRVIDAKESSEITLT; the protein is encoded by the exons ATGAGCAG CATCAAGGAGGAAACTCGAAGTGTGTCCCCTCAGTGCCCCAAACCAGATGAATCTGAGGAGCCCCACGGTACGGCCATGGAGACCGCTGGGGGTCAGGCAG ACGGGAGCGTGAAGTCGGAGAACATTCCCGAGGTGGTCATTAccaaggagatggaggaggaagagaaccagctgatggaggaagggGAGCGAAAAGAGAAGGAAATGATGAAGAAG gcaCAGGAATCATTTAAGAGGGACTCACAGGATGTGCGCATCAAGAGACTCCAGCATCTGCTCCAGAAAAGCAACATCTACTCTAAATTCCTGCTGACAAagatggagcagcagcagaatgag GAGAAACTCAAGAAGGAGAGGCTGGAGAAAAAGGCCATGAAG GCTGGCAGTGGTACAGAGACCCGGACAG AtgcgaagaagaagaaaaggaggagggATGAAGACTTTAAAATAGCTGATGTTATGACAAAAGAA GAAATCATGTCTCAAGCAAAGAGATCAAAAGTGGAGAAAGGG AATGACGCTCCGGCTCAGAAGAAACTCGACGCAGAGGATATTGAAAAAATGAGCGATTCCAACGAGGAAATCAAGAGCCGGCTGTCGGAGACGGTGCGAGAGAACGCCAAGCATCTCCTGGACCCCGACAGGAAGGTGAACGGGCAGCCTGTCCCCGTCCAGCAGCCCCAGCTGTTCACAGGCGGAGTGATGAGGTGGTACCAGATCGAAGGCGTGGAGTGGCTGAGG ATGCTGTGGGAGAACGGCATCAATGGCATCCTGGCTGACGAGATGGGGCTGGGGAAGACCATACAGTGCATTGCCCACATCGCTATGATGGTAGAGAAGAAGGTGATGGGCCCCTTCCTGGTGGTGGCTCCTCTCTCCACAGTACCAAACTGGATCAGCGAGTTTAAGCGCTTTGCACCAGAG ATATCAGTGATGCTTTATCACGGCACTCCGCCAGAGAGGTCCAAGCTGCTGAAGCAGGTCCGCAGGGCTCAGGGGCCCCTCAACATGTTTCCTGTTGTCATCACTTCCTTCGAGATCTCCATGATTGACAGAAAGTTTCTGCAG CATGTCCAGTGGAAGTACCTGATAGTGGACGAGGGCCACAGGATCAAGAACCTCAACTGTCGGCTGGTGCGCGAGCTGAAAATGCTGCCCACCGacaataagctgctgctgactggtACACCGCTGCAGAACAACCTGGCTGAGCTCTGGTCCCTCCTCAACTTCCTCCTCCCAGAGGTCTTTGATGACCTGAAGAG CTTTGAGTCCTGGTTTGACATCAACTCCCTTGGTGAGGGTGATGACGTGGTAGTGGCAGAACGGGAGCAGAACATCCTGAGCATGCTGCACCAGGTGAGACGGGgcgagagagaagaagaagggggGCAAAGGAAGGCGTATCCTTCATcgtttccatgttttctgtctcagaTTCTGACTCCATTCCTCCTGAGGAGGCTGAAGACAGATGTGACTCTTGAGGTTCCTCCCAAGAAGGAGATCATAGTGTACGCCCCCCTGACCACCAAGCAGGAGACCCTTTACAGCGCAGTTGTCAACAAGACCATAGAGAAGGTTCTGGGAAAGGAGAAG AAAGAGGCTCCTGTGCCGGTGACACCAGATGGCAGACCAAAACGTCGCACCCGTAGATCGGTGGACTACAGTGAGACAGAGAGCGACAAACAGGAGGCCCTGATGAAGTACCTGGAGAGAGTCCGTAAGGAGGCCGAGAACAG CCCCTCGCCACCGGTGCTGGACATTTCCACCCCGCCGGACGCTGACATCACGTTGAAGTTGCAGAGCGTGCTGATGCTGCTGAAGAGGTGCTGTAACCACCCGTACCTGGTGGAGTACCCCCTGGACCCAGTTACACAGCAGTTTAAG ATTGATGAGCAGCTGGTTCAGACCTCAGGAAAGTTTCTCATACTGGACAGGCTGCTGCCTGCTCTGAAGAACAGAGGACACAAG GTTCTGATCTTCAGCCAGATGACGTCCATCTTGGATATTCTGATGGACTATTGCTACCTCCGAGATTTCCGATACAGCCGGTTAGATGGCAGCATGTCGTACACAAAAAGAGATGAGAAC ATCAAAAAGTTTTTCAATGACCCAGAGGTGTTCATCTTTCTGCTGAGTACCAGGGCAGGAGGACTTGGAATCAACTTGACAGCAGCTGACACAGTTATCATCTTTGACAGTGATTGG AACCCTCAGGCGGACCTGCAGGCTCAGGACCGCTGCCACCGCATTGGACAAACCAAACCCGTTGTGGTGTACCGGCTAGTGACGGCTAACACCGTTGACCAGAAGATTCTGGAGCGAGCGACGGCCAAGAGGAAGCTGGAACAGATGGTTATCCACAAGA AAAAGTTCAAAGGTGGGAAGGCAGAGCTGAATCAAAGCAAGAGCTGCATCGATCTGGACGAGCTGCGGGACCTGCTGCAGGCCAGAGGTCCTGAGAA GGAGGTGAAATCCTCACAGGGAATGGTGATCAGTGACAAGGATCTGGAGATCCTGCTGGATCGCAGCGACTTGCTGG ATAACAGGAGGAGCATGAAGGAAAAAGTGGGAGTCTTCAGAGTGATCGACGCCAAAGAGTCATCAGAGATCACACTGACCTGA
- the hells gene encoding lymphoid-specific helicase isoform X2, translated as MSSIKEETRSVSPQCPKPDESEEPHGTAMETAGGQADGSVKSENIPEVVITKEMEEEENQLMEEGERKEKEMMKKAQESFKRDSQDVRIKRLQHLLQKSNIYSKFLLTKMEQQQNEEKLKKERLEKKAMKAGSGTETRTDAKKKKRRRDEDFKIADVMTKEEIMSQAKRSKVEKGKNDAPAQKKLDAEDIEKMSDSNEEIKSRLSETVRENAKHLLDPDRKVNGQPVPVQQPQLFTGGVMRWYQIEGVEWLRMLWENGINGILADEMGLGKTIQCIAHIAMMVEKKVMGPFLVVAPLSTVPNWISEFKRFAPEISVMLYHGTPPERSKLLKQVRRAQGPLNMFPVVITSFEISMIDRKFLQHVQWKYLIVDEGHRIKNLNCRLVRELKMLPTDNKLLLTGTPLQNNLAELWSLLNFLLPEVFDDLKSFESWFDINSLGEGDDVVVAEREQNILSMLHQILTPFLLRRLKTDVTLEVPPKKEIIVYAPLTTKQETLYSAVVNKTIEKVLGKEKKEAPVPVTPDGRPKRRTRRSVDYSETESDKQEALMKYLERVRKEAENSPSPPVLDISTPPDADITLKLQSVLMLLKRCCNHPYLVEYPLDPVTQQFKIDEQLVQTSGKFLILDRLLPALKNRGHKVLIFSQMTSILDILMDYCYLRDFRYSRLDGSMSYTKRDENIKKFFNDPEVFIFLLSTRAGGLGINLTAADTVIIFDSDWNPQADLQAQDRCHRIGQTKPVVVYRLVTANTVDQKILERATAKRKLEQMVIHKKKFKGGKAELNQSKSCIDLDELRDLLQARGPEKEVKSSQGMVISDKDLEILLDRSDLLDNRRSMKEKVGVFRVIDAKESSEITLT; from the exons ATGAGCAG CATCAAGGAGGAAACTCGAAGTGTGTCCCCTCAGTGCCCCAAACCAGATGAATCTGAGGAGCCCCACGGTACGGCCATGGAGACCGCTGGGGGTCAGGCAG ACGGGAGCGTGAAGTCGGAGAACATTCCCGAGGTGGTCATTAccaaggagatggaggaggaagagaaccagctgatggaggaagggGAGCGAAAAGAGAAGGAAATGATGAAGAAG gcaCAGGAATCATTTAAGAGGGACTCACAGGATGTGCGCATCAAGAGACTCCAGCATCTGCTCCAGAAAAGCAACATCTACTCTAAATTCCTGCTGACAAagatggagcagcagcagaatgag GAGAAACTCAAGAAGGAGAGGCTGGAGAAAAAGGCCATGAAG GCTGGCAGTGGTACAGAGACCCGGACAG AtgcgaagaagaagaaaaggaggagggATGAAGACTTTAAAATAGCTGATGTTATGACAAAAGAA GAAATCATGTCTCAAGCAAAGAGATCAAAAGTGGAGAAAGGG AAGAATGACGCTCCGGCTCAGAAGAAACTCGACGCAGAGGATATTGAAAAAATGAGCGATTCCAACGAGGAAATCAAGAGCCGGCTGTCGGAGACGGTGCGAGAGAACGCCAAGCATCTCCTGGACCCCGACAGGAAGGTGAACGGGCAGCCTGTCCCCGTCCAGCAGCCCCAGCTGTTCACAGGCGGAGTGATGAGGTGGTACCAGATCGAAGGCGTGGAGTGGCTGAGG ATGCTGTGGGAGAACGGCATCAATGGCATCCTGGCTGACGAGATGGGGCTGGGGAAGACCATACAGTGCATTGCCCACATCGCTATGATGGTAGAGAAGAAGGTGATGGGCCCCTTCCTGGTGGTGGCTCCTCTCTCCACAGTACCAAACTGGATCAGCGAGTTTAAGCGCTTTGCACCAGAG ATATCAGTGATGCTTTATCACGGCACTCCGCCAGAGAGGTCCAAGCTGCTGAAGCAGGTCCGCAGGGCTCAGGGGCCCCTCAACATGTTTCCTGTTGTCATCACTTCCTTCGAGATCTCCATGATTGACAGAAAGTTTCTGCAG CATGTCCAGTGGAAGTACCTGATAGTGGACGAGGGCCACAGGATCAAGAACCTCAACTGTCGGCTGGTGCGCGAGCTGAAAATGCTGCCCACCGacaataagctgctgctgactggtACACCGCTGCAGAACAACCTGGCTGAGCTCTGGTCCCTCCTCAACTTCCTCCTCCCAGAGGTCTTTGATGACCTGAAGAG CTTTGAGTCCTGGTTTGACATCAACTCCCTTGGTGAGGGTGATGACGTGGTAGTGGCAGAACGGGAGCAGAACATCCTGAGCATGCTGCACCAG aTTCTGACTCCATTCCTCCTGAGGAGGCTGAAGACAGATGTGACTCTTGAGGTTCCTCCCAAGAAGGAGATCATAGTGTACGCCCCCCTGACCACCAAGCAGGAGACCCTTTACAGCGCAGTTGTCAACAAGACCATAGAGAAGGTTCTGGGAAAGGAGAAG AAAGAGGCTCCTGTGCCGGTGACACCAGATGGCAGACCAAAACGTCGCACCCGTAGATCGGTGGACTACAGTGAGACAGAGAGCGACAAACAGGAGGCCCTGATGAAGTACCTGGAGAGAGTCCGTAAGGAGGCCGAGAACAG CCCCTCGCCACCGGTGCTGGACATTTCCACCCCGCCGGACGCTGACATCACGTTGAAGTTGCAGAGCGTGCTGATGCTGCTGAAGAGGTGCTGTAACCACCCGTACCTGGTGGAGTACCCCCTGGACCCAGTTACACAGCAGTTTAAG ATTGATGAGCAGCTGGTTCAGACCTCAGGAAAGTTTCTCATACTGGACAGGCTGCTGCCTGCTCTGAAGAACAGAGGACACAAG GTTCTGATCTTCAGCCAGATGACGTCCATCTTGGATATTCTGATGGACTATTGCTACCTCCGAGATTTCCGATACAGCCGGTTAGATGGCAGCATGTCGTACACAAAAAGAGATGAGAAC ATCAAAAAGTTTTTCAATGACCCAGAGGTGTTCATCTTTCTGCTGAGTACCAGGGCAGGAGGACTTGGAATCAACTTGACAGCAGCTGACACAGTTATCATCTTTGACAGTGATTGG AACCCTCAGGCGGACCTGCAGGCTCAGGACCGCTGCCACCGCATTGGACAAACCAAACCCGTTGTGGTGTACCGGCTAGTGACGGCTAACACCGTTGACCAGAAGATTCTGGAGCGAGCGACGGCCAAGAGGAAGCTGGAACAGATGGTTATCCACAAGA AAAAGTTCAAAGGTGGGAAGGCAGAGCTGAATCAAAGCAAGAGCTGCATCGATCTGGACGAGCTGCGGGACCTGCTGCAGGCCAGAGGTCCTGAGAA GGAGGTGAAATCCTCACAGGGAATGGTGATCAGTGACAAGGATCTGGAGATCCTGCTGGATCGCAGCGACTTGCTGG ATAACAGGAGGAGCATGAAGGAAAAAGTGGGAGTCTTCAGAGTGATCGACGCCAAAGAGTCATCAGAGATCACACTGACCTGA
- the hells gene encoding lymphoid-specific helicase isoform X3, which produces MSSIKEETRSVSPQCPKPDESEEPHGTAMETAGGQADGSVKSENIPEVVITKEMEEEENQLMEEGERKEKEMMKKAQESFKRDSQDVRIKRLQHLLQKSNIYSKFLLTKMEQQQNEEKLKKERLEKKAMKAGSGTETRTDAKKKKRRRDEDFKIADVMTKEEIMSQAKRSKVEKGNDAPAQKKLDAEDIEKMSDSNEEIKSRLSETVRENAKHLLDPDRKVNGQPVPVQQPQLFTGGVMRWYQIEGVEWLRMLWENGINGILADEMGLGKTIQCIAHIAMMVEKKVMGPFLVVAPLSTVPNWISEFKRFAPEISVMLYHGTPPERSKLLKQVRRAQGPLNMFPVVITSFEISMIDRKFLQHVQWKYLIVDEGHRIKNLNCRLVRELKMLPTDNKLLLTGTPLQNNLAELWSLLNFLLPEVFDDLKSFESWFDINSLGEGDDVVVAEREQNILSMLHQILTPFLLRRLKTDVTLEVPPKKEIIVYAPLTTKQETLYSAVVNKTIEKVLGKEKKEAPVPVTPDGRPKRRTRRSVDYSETESDKQEALMKYLERVRKEAENSPSPPVLDISTPPDADITLKLQSVLMLLKRCCNHPYLVEYPLDPVTQQFKIDEQLVQTSGKFLILDRLLPALKNRGHKVLIFSQMTSILDILMDYCYLRDFRYSRLDGSMSYTKRDENIKKFFNDPEVFIFLLSTRAGGLGINLTAADTVIIFDSDWNPQADLQAQDRCHRIGQTKPVVVYRLVTANTVDQKILERATAKRKLEQMVIHKKKFKGGKAELNQSKSCIDLDELRDLLQARGPEKEVKSSQGMVISDKDLEILLDRSDLLDNRRSMKEKVGVFRVIDAKESSEITLT; this is translated from the exons ATGAGCAG CATCAAGGAGGAAACTCGAAGTGTGTCCCCTCAGTGCCCCAAACCAGATGAATCTGAGGAGCCCCACGGTACGGCCATGGAGACCGCTGGGGGTCAGGCAG ACGGGAGCGTGAAGTCGGAGAACATTCCCGAGGTGGTCATTAccaaggagatggaggaggaagagaaccagctgatggaggaagggGAGCGAAAAGAGAAGGAAATGATGAAGAAG gcaCAGGAATCATTTAAGAGGGACTCACAGGATGTGCGCATCAAGAGACTCCAGCATCTGCTCCAGAAAAGCAACATCTACTCTAAATTCCTGCTGACAAagatggagcagcagcagaatgag GAGAAACTCAAGAAGGAGAGGCTGGAGAAAAAGGCCATGAAG GCTGGCAGTGGTACAGAGACCCGGACAG AtgcgaagaagaagaaaaggaggagggATGAAGACTTTAAAATAGCTGATGTTATGACAAAAGAA GAAATCATGTCTCAAGCAAAGAGATCAAAAGTGGAGAAAGGG AATGACGCTCCGGCTCAGAAGAAACTCGACGCAGAGGATATTGAAAAAATGAGCGATTCCAACGAGGAAATCAAGAGCCGGCTGTCGGAGACGGTGCGAGAGAACGCCAAGCATCTCCTGGACCCCGACAGGAAGGTGAACGGGCAGCCTGTCCCCGTCCAGCAGCCCCAGCTGTTCACAGGCGGAGTGATGAGGTGGTACCAGATCGAAGGCGTGGAGTGGCTGAGG ATGCTGTGGGAGAACGGCATCAATGGCATCCTGGCTGACGAGATGGGGCTGGGGAAGACCATACAGTGCATTGCCCACATCGCTATGATGGTAGAGAAGAAGGTGATGGGCCCCTTCCTGGTGGTGGCTCCTCTCTCCACAGTACCAAACTGGATCAGCGAGTTTAAGCGCTTTGCACCAGAG ATATCAGTGATGCTTTATCACGGCACTCCGCCAGAGAGGTCCAAGCTGCTGAAGCAGGTCCGCAGGGCTCAGGGGCCCCTCAACATGTTTCCTGTTGTCATCACTTCCTTCGAGATCTCCATGATTGACAGAAAGTTTCTGCAG CATGTCCAGTGGAAGTACCTGATAGTGGACGAGGGCCACAGGATCAAGAACCTCAACTGTCGGCTGGTGCGCGAGCTGAAAATGCTGCCCACCGacaataagctgctgctgactggtACACCGCTGCAGAACAACCTGGCTGAGCTCTGGTCCCTCCTCAACTTCCTCCTCCCAGAGGTCTTTGATGACCTGAAGAG CTTTGAGTCCTGGTTTGACATCAACTCCCTTGGTGAGGGTGATGACGTGGTAGTGGCAGAACGGGAGCAGAACATCCTGAGCATGCTGCACCAG aTTCTGACTCCATTCCTCCTGAGGAGGCTGAAGACAGATGTGACTCTTGAGGTTCCTCCCAAGAAGGAGATCATAGTGTACGCCCCCCTGACCACCAAGCAGGAGACCCTTTACAGCGCAGTTGTCAACAAGACCATAGAGAAGGTTCTGGGAAAGGAGAAG AAAGAGGCTCCTGTGCCGGTGACACCAGATGGCAGACCAAAACGTCGCACCCGTAGATCGGTGGACTACAGTGAGACAGAGAGCGACAAACAGGAGGCCCTGATGAAGTACCTGGAGAGAGTCCGTAAGGAGGCCGAGAACAG CCCCTCGCCACCGGTGCTGGACATTTCCACCCCGCCGGACGCTGACATCACGTTGAAGTTGCAGAGCGTGCTGATGCTGCTGAAGAGGTGCTGTAACCACCCGTACCTGGTGGAGTACCCCCTGGACCCAGTTACACAGCAGTTTAAG ATTGATGAGCAGCTGGTTCAGACCTCAGGAAAGTTTCTCATACTGGACAGGCTGCTGCCTGCTCTGAAGAACAGAGGACACAAG GTTCTGATCTTCAGCCAGATGACGTCCATCTTGGATATTCTGATGGACTATTGCTACCTCCGAGATTTCCGATACAGCCGGTTAGATGGCAGCATGTCGTACACAAAAAGAGATGAGAAC ATCAAAAAGTTTTTCAATGACCCAGAGGTGTTCATCTTTCTGCTGAGTACCAGGGCAGGAGGACTTGGAATCAACTTGACAGCAGCTGACACAGTTATCATCTTTGACAGTGATTGG AACCCTCAGGCGGACCTGCAGGCTCAGGACCGCTGCCACCGCATTGGACAAACCAAACCCGTTGTGGTGTACCGGCTAGTGACGGCTAACACCGTTGACCAGAAGATTCTGGAGCGAGCGACGGCCAAGAGGAAGCTGGAACAGATGGTTATCCACAAGA AAAAGTTCAAAGGTGGGAAGGCAGAGCTGAATCAAAGCAAGAGCTGCATCGATCTGGACGAGCTGCGGGACCTGCTGCAGGCCAGAGGTCCTGAGAA GGAGGTGAAATCCTCACAGGGAATGGTGATCAGTGACAAGGATCTGGAGATCCTGCTGGATCGCAGCGACTTGCTGG ATAACAGGAGGAGCATGAAGGAAAAAGTGGGAGTCTTCAGAGTGATCGACGCCAAAGAGTCATCAGAGATCACACTGACCTGA
- the calhm3 gene encoding calcium homeostasis modulator protein 3, whose translation MERLKLVLQYFQSNSESISNGICIVLALVSVKLYTSFDFNCPCLPQYNKLYSLGVMTVPPIIFFFLGVLVNRHTGVMMDEWMRPVGNRSKNPAVVKYLFSAMLQRALLAPMVWILVTLLDGKIFICAFSVSVDPGLFSGVPNNTGLDVIRIMAKVPCKEDVIFQNSSFRKAVSRYVRCYSQAVGWSILLFLIVLGAMGRLIKPCFEDHAAFLQTRYWSNYLDVEQKLFDETCVLHARDFARKCVVQFFEDMTEDSILHLPHPPFISNVSERWEEEEERLHGVTRQEQMDQLLNKWYYGKPELDVTRIAHRPRPCVTWQDPGGRTLYSDV comes from the exons ATGGAGCGTCTTAAGTTAGTCCTGCAGTACTTCCAGTCCAACTCTGAGTCCATCTCTAATGGGATCTGCATCGTCCTGGCTCTGGTCAGCGTCAAGCTCTACACCAGTTTTGACTTTAACTGCCCGTGCCTTCCTCAGTACAACAAGCTCTACTCTCTGGGAGTGATGACGGTCCCGCCcatcatctttttctttctgggaGTCCTCGTCAATCGGCATACGGGTGTCATGATGGACGAGTGGATGAGGCCGGTTGGGAATCGTTCCAAAAATCCTGCGGTGGTGAA ATACCTGTTCTCTGCCATGCTCCAGAGGGCCCTGCTGGCTCCAATGGTCTGGATCCTGGTCACTTTGTTGGACGGCAAGATCTTCATCTGTGCTTTCAGCGTGAGTGTCGATCCGGGCCTTTTCTCAG GTGTGCCCAACAACACAGGTCTGGATGTGATTAGGATCATGGCCAAGGTGCCCTGCAAAGAGGACGTTATTTTCCAGAACAGCTCGTTCCGTAAAGCGGTCTCCCGATATGTCCGCTGTTATTCTCAA GCAGTTGGCTGGTCCATCCTCCTGTTCCTGATCGTACTGGGAGCGATGGGACGCCTTATCAAACCCTGTTTTGAAGACCACGCCGCCTTCTTACAGACACGGTACTGGAGCAACTACCTGGACGTGGAGCAGAAGCTTTTTGACGAAACCTGTGTTCTGCACGCGCGTGACTTCGCCCGGAAATGTGTGGTGCAGTTCTTCGAGGACATGACAGAGGACTCGATACTTCATCTCCCACATCCGCCCTTCATCTCCAACGTCAGCGAGAggtgggaggaggaagaggagagactTCATGGGGTGACGAGGCAGGAGCAGATGGACCAGCTGCTCAACAAGTGGTACTACGGTAAACCTGAACTGGATGTAACCAGGATTGCTCACAGACCCAGGCCGTGTGTGACCTGGCAGGACCCAGGAGGGAGGACTTTATACTCTGATGTTTAA